GCCTCGTCCCCCTCCCGCCAGGCATCCCGCTCCCTCTCGGCCAGATGGGCCAGGAATTCCAGCTCCGCGCTCAGGTGGTCCATCCCCATGACTCCGGGGCGGTGCGCCGGCCGGTACCCGCAGGCGCGGAAGAAGTCCGTCACCCGGTCGGTCGCCCGGGCGTTCAGGTGGCCGCTCTCGTCCAAGAGAGCGGCCTCGTAGGGCTGGGCCGAGAGGTGAAAGAGATTGGTGAAGTCCGCCCGCAGGGCCTGGAGCCCCGCCTCGTCCTTGGGGGGGCCCTGGGGGAGCAGGAAGGGGTAGTTCTCGGCGAGGAACGAGAGGAGGGCCGCGTCCGGCGGGTCGAGGCAGGCCGCCGCCTGCACCCGGAAGATCCGCCGGCGCAGATCGGCCTCCTCGGCGAGTTCCTCTGGGCCGGGGCGCTTCCGGAAGAGGCTCATCCCGGCAGCTTGTACGCCTCCGGCTGGGGCTTGTTCGGCCGGGTGAACCAGAGCGGCCGGCGCAGCCCGCCCGGGCCGGGCGCGGGCCGGGTCATCTCCAGCCACTTCCTGTAGTGCTCGAAGCTCTTCCCGGTGTCCACCTCGATGTCCCCGTAGCGTTCCTCCGGCGCGGCCTTGAACACCCTGACCCGCTGGTGCCAGCAGTGCATCCCGCTCAGGGGGTCGGGATTCACCGGGAAGGCGAGGTTCTGGTTCACCCCCACCTCGCGCCACCAGATGCGCGCGGTGTCGGGGTCCTGGCTCTGGAAGGGCTCGGCGCCGTGGATCTGGCGCATCTGGAACCGGCCGTCCTTCTCGTCCAGCCGGACGAGGGCGGAGGCGAGGCGCGGCGCGCCCATCTCCTCGTGCAGCCGCCAGCGGCCCAGGTGATGCGCCATGGCCACGATGCCGGGCTTCAAGCCCTCGGTCACCCAGCAGCGGGTGACGAAGCGGCCGATCTCCGTCTCGACCCGCACCAAGTCCCCCGTCTTGACGCCCAGCCGCTGGGCGTCCTCGGTGTGGAGCCAGAGCGGGTTGTTGTGGGTGATCTCGTAGAGCCACTTCACGGCCGAGCGGGTGTGGATGAGGGTCGGGAGGCGGTAGTTCGGCAGGAGGTCGAACTCGTTCCGGGAGCGGTCCAGCTCCCGCCAGTAGACGTGGGTCTTCTCGTAGCGGGGGATGGCCTGGTCCGCCCACTTCCATTCGGCCAGGGTGGGGCTGTAGAACTCGAGCTTGCGCGAGGGCGTGGCGAAGCCGGCGCGGGGCTTGCCCCGGCTCATGCTGCCGATGGCCTGGCCGTCCTTGCGGACCGCCCCCGTGAGCGGGTCGATCTCGGCGCCCTCGGCCCCCCCGTTCAGCTCGCTCATGTGGACCTCGTAGATCCCGTCCTCGACGGTGAAGACGCCGTACTTGCGCATGTACTCGAGCGGAGAGAGGCCCTCCTTCGCCGCCGCCTCGGGAAGCCCCGGCACGCCGTTCTCGAACATCCAGCGGTAGTACTCCTCCACCGTGATCTTCTCGCCGGGCCGGTAGGGGCTCTCGAAATGCCTGCGCACCCCCAGGGAGCCGTCCGGGTCCACCCGCCAGGAAAGCTCGATCAGGAACTCGTTCTCCTCCCAGACCTCGCCGGGGTTGGTCTCACGCGTGGTTTCGAACCTCTCGCCCAGGCGCTCCCGCGCCACCCGCAGCACCGGCTGGCGGAAGCCCACCCAGGTGGCGGGATGGGTCTCCTGGCTCTGGTTGTCGTGCCGCTCGGTGGCGACCCCCATGGGGAGGATGTAGTCCGCGAACCAGGCCGTCTCGCTCCAGGTCGGGGTGAGGGCCACGTGGCAGCCCATCTTCTCCTCGTCCCGGAGCATCTCGACCCAGGAGAAGCCGTCGGGGTTGGTCCAGACGGGGTTGTAGACCCGGGTGAAGTAGACCTCGACGCGGTGCCCCTTGTCCTTCATCAGGTGGGGCATGAGGAAGCTCATCTCGAAGAAGGCCAGGGGGTATTCGGGCGGGTAGAGCAGCTCGTTCCACTTCTTGGGGCCCGGCGCCCCGTTGGGATGCGCGGGCACGAACTTGTGCCAGCTCGCGAGCCCCGTGCCCCCCACCGTGCCGATGGCGCCGGTCAGGGAGGGGAGGAAGTAGAGGCAGCGCGCGATCTGCCAGCCGTGGAGGTTGCCCGTCGCGGCCGCCCGCCAGATGTGCACGCTGAGCCGCTTGCCCGCCCGCGCCACGGCCTGGGCCGCCTCGGCGATGAGCTCGGCTGGGACGCCCGTCTCCTCGGCGGCATACTCGAAAGTGAACTCCGCATACTCCTCCTTCACCCGGCGGATGAAGCTCTCGAAGCTGACCTCGTCCCCCGGGTGCGCGGCCCGGAGGTAGTCCGCCCAGTTGAACCACTCGCGGACGAACTCGGCGTCGTACTGCTCCGTCTCCAGGAGGTGGCGCGCGATGGCGAGGAGGAGCGCTCCCTCGGTGCCGCTGTAGGCGGGGAGCCAGATATCCGCCTTTGCGGCGGTGTTCGAGAGCCGCGGGTCGACCACGATGAGCTTCGCGCCGCTCATCTGGGCCTCGATGATGCGCTGGGCCGTCGGGTTGAAGTAGTGGCCGGTGTCGAGGTGGCTGCTGATGAGGAGGATGGCGTCGGCGTTCGTGAAGTCGGGCGAGGGCCGGTCCGAGCCGTTCCAGAGGAACTGCCCCACGCGGGCCGAGGAGCTGCACACGTTGGTGTGGCTGTTGTGGCCGTCCGTGCCCCAGGCGGCCAGGGTGCGGAACATGAAGCCGTCCTCGCCGGGCCGCCCGACGTGGTACATGATCTCGTTCCGGCGGTCCTCCCGCATGGCCTTGCGCAT
The Candidatus Tectomicrobia bacterium DNA segment above includes these coding regions:
- a CDS encoding molecular chaperone TorD family protein — protein: MSLFRKRPGPEELAEEADLRRRIFRVQAAACLDPPDAALLSFLAENYPFLLPQGPPKDEAGLQALRADFTNLFHLSAQPYEAALLDESGHLNARATDRVTDFFRACGYRPAHRPGVMGMDHLSAELEFLAHLAERERDAWREGDEAKAREALGLAARFLDEHLLRWMPVFTAAAEEEAETELYRALARWTREFALADRAHIEKLRKRYGK
- a CDS encoding molybdopterin-dependent oxidoreductase; its protein translation is EAGCGLLAYVDKDDLKIRKIEGNPPHPASRGRNCAKGWVTLNQIYDPDRILYPLKRAGKRGEGKWVRVSWDEALDDIAARMRKAMREDRRNEIMYHVGRPGEDGFMFRTLAAWGTDGHNSHTNVCSSSARVGQFLWNGSDRPSPDFTNADAILLISSHLDTGHYFNPTAQRIIEAQMSGAKLIVVDPRLSNTAAKADIWLPAYSGTEGALLLAIARHLLETEQYDAEFVREWFNWADYLRAAHPGDEVSFESFIRRVKEEYAEFTFEYAAEETGVPAELIAEAAQAVARAGKRLSVHIWRAAATGNLHGWQIARCLYFLPSLTGAIGTVGGTGLASWHKFVPAHPNGAPGPKKWNELLYPPEYPLAFFEMSFLMPHLMKDKGHRVEVYFTRVYNPVWTNPDGFSWVEMLRDEEKMGCHVALTPTWSETAWFADYILPMGVATERHDNQSQETHPATWVGFRQPVLRVARERLGERFETTRETNPGEVWEENEFLIELSWRVDPDGSLGVRRHFESPYRPGEKITVEEYYRWMFENGVPGLPEAAAKEGLSPLEYMRKYGVFTVEDGIYEVHMSELNGGAEGAEIDPLTGAVRKDGQAIGSMSRGKPRAGFATPSRKLEFYSPTLAEWKWADQAIPRYEKTHVYWRELDRSRNEFDLLPNYRLPTLIHTRSAVKWLYEITHNNPLWLHTEDAQRLGVKTGDLVRVETEIGRFVTRCWVTEGLKPGIVAMAHHLGRWRLHEEMGAPRLASALVRLDEKDGRFQMRQIHGAEPFQSQDPDTARIWWREVGVNQNLAFPVNPDPLSGMHCWHQRVRVFKAAPEERYGDIEVDTGKSFEHYRKWLEMTRPAPGPGGLRRPLWFTRPNKPQPEAYKLPG